The Papaver somniferum cultivar HN1 chromosome 3, ASM357369v1, whole genome shotgun sequence genome includes a region encoding these proteins:
- the LOC113358660 gene encoding uncharacterized protein LOC113358660 has protein sequence MESLLAAYSSSSDDEEQPPRHQQRNSSSYTSQSQNLTRPTSSNLSEPPKTSSLFSSLPKPKSSSISSLPPPKNSSKIPQKPKKVVQVKLPLNPSLPLDDDSDDEEKKPKKKPETETTSSLQSFFSSLPAPKNSLGLGSGQSLGGASGRRSTIDTSVGQSESVSKVEKNEIRAEQNEIRGFEQNYGEVNLVNGASNLVSGDDSSSNWYQNNEGYENYQSYGNYEGNYVGNNVNSESSYGHYDEAATMAPMPMPVAPGQEIPDVFRNMGRGKRGRNEMPEIIEVKQDDLTKNRPREEQTKTTGIAFGPAYQTVSSKGKPSKLHKRKHQIGALYFDMKQNEMALSERRSKGFLTKAETQAKYGW, from the exons ATGGAGTCTCTTCTGGCagcctattcttcttcttcagacgACGAAGAACAACCACCCCGCCACCAACAACGAAATTCCTCATCCTACACATCACAATCTCAAAACCTAACAAGACCCACATCTTCAAATCTCTCAGAACCCCCAAAAACTTCATCCTTATTCTCATCTCTACCAAAACCCAAATCCTCATCGATCTCTTCTCTTCCACCACCTAAAAACTCATCAAAAATCCCTCAAAAACCCAAAAAAGTTGTTCAAGTTAAACTCCCATTAAACCCATCTTTACCTTTAGAtgatgattctgatgatgaagagaaaaaacctaaaaagaaacCAGAAACTGAAACTACTTCTTCTTTGCAATCATTCTTTTCTAGTCTTCCTGCTCCTAAAAATTCTCTAGGGTTGGGTTCTGGTCAGTCTTTAGGTGGTGCTAGTGGTAGAAGATCGACTATTGATACAAGTGTAGGTCAATCTGAATCAGTTTCGAAGGTTGAGAAGAACGAAATTAGGGCTGAACAGAATGAGATCAGGGGGTTTGAACAGAACTATGGGGAGGTGAATTTGGTTAATGGGGCATCCAACTTAGTATCCGGGGATGATTCTAGTTCGAATTGGTATCAGAATAATGAGGGTTATGAAAATTATCAGAGTTATGGTAATTATGAGGGAAATTATGTGGGGAACAATGTGAATTCTGAAAGTAGTTATGGGCATTATGATGAAGCAGCTACAATGGCGCCAATGCCAATGCCAGTTGCTCCGGGGCAAGAGATACCGGATGTTTTTAGAAATATGGGACGGGGGAAGAGAGGGAGGAATGAGATGCCTGAGATAATTGAGGTGAAGCAGGATGATTTAACGAAGAATAGACCGAGGGAGGAACAAACTAAAACCACTGGGATCGCTTTTGGACCAGCTTATCAG ACTGTTTCAAGTAAGGGGAAGCCTTCTAAGCTGCACAAGAGGAAACATCAGATTGGGGCATTATACTTTGACATGAAACAGAATGAGATGGCCCTCTCAGAGCGACGTTCAAAGGGTTTTCTTACAAAAGCAGAAACACAGGCCAAATATGGTTGGTGA
- the LOC113358659 gene encoding beta-glucuronosyltransferase GlcAT14A-like — MFRSSNPIRRMVMTARVSSAWITMFPFGILIITGSLVVLGAFWNSCIWRGFAGAAEDFGYVNRTPLKGDGLPPVFAYLISGSNGDKERILRLLKTIYHPRNRYLLYLDAGSSNYEREYLASLVQSERTFRAFQNVDVIGRSYAVNKMGSSAVAPVLHAAAIFLKANNDWDWFIALSASDYPIMTPDDLLHAFTFIPKDLNFIHYSNNTNWKHRRQVNQIVTDPNLIFQENTPIADSSDTRATPDAFKIFEGSPWMILTRDFMEYCVHGWDNLPRTLLMYFANSASPIESYFHTVLCNSDEFQNTTVNINLRYTMMNPERQEPDELNVSHFKTISESGLAFAGSFTEVNPVLQKLDKYILNRPSNKLVPGKWCSNTVENQSVGSSNTKFYNCSSWGSINIVQPGDRGIKLREFLSKLVAAEGLRSDQCS; from the exons ATGTTTAGAAGCTCTAATCCTATCCGAAGAATGGTGATGACAGCAAGAGTTTCATCAGCATGGATTACAATGTTTCCATTCGGAATTTTGATTATTACAGGAAGTTTGGTCGTGCTTGGAGCATTCTGGAATTCGTGTATCTGGCGTGGGTTTGCCGGTGCAGCCGAGGATTTTGGTTATGTGAATAGAACACCGTTGAAAGGTGACGGTTTACCGCCCGTTTTTGCATATTTGATTTCTGGCTCCAATGGAGATAAGGAAAGGATTCTTAGATTGCTTAAAACTATATATCATCCGCGAAACAGATATCTTTTATACCTGGATGCGGGTTCGTCGAATTACGAGAGGGAATACCTGGCCTCTTTGGTTCAATCTGAAAGAACTTTCAGAGCATTCCAAAATGTCGATGTTATCGGTAGAAGTTACGCCGTCAATAAAATGGGATCCTCGGCTGTAGCTCCAGTTCTTCATGCAGCTGCAATATTTTTGAAGGCTAATAATGATTGGGACTGGTTTATCGCATTAAGTGCTTCCGATTATCCTATTATGACTCCAGATG ATCTTCTCCATGCTTTCACTTTCATTCCCAAAGACCTGAACTTCATACATTACAGCAATAACACAAACTGGAAGCA CCGACGGCAAGTTAATCAAATTGTAACCGATCCGAACCTCATTTTTCAAGAGAACACTCCAATTGCAGACAGTTCAGATACTCGAGCAACCCCGGACGCTTTCAAGATCTTCGAGG GCTCTCCATGGATGATTCTTACAAGAGATTTCATGGAGTATTGTGTGCATGGATGGGATAATCTACCCAGAACACTGCTTATGTATTTCGCTAATTCAGCTTCCCCTATTGAATCCTACTTTCACACAGTACTCTGCAACTCTGATGAGTTTCAAAACACTACTGTAAACATTAATCTGAGGTATACTATGATGAACCCTGAACGGCAAGAACCAGATGAACTCAATGTATCACATTTTAAGACGATCTCAGAAAGTGGGCTGGCCTTCGCAGGGAGCTTCACGGAAGTAAATCCTGTGCTCCAGAAACTCGACAAATATATATTGAATCGCCCATCAAATAAATTAGTACCCGGGAAATGGTGTTCCAATACAGTGGAAAATCAAAGTGTAGGAAGTTCAAATACAAAATTTTATAACTGCTCAAGTTGGGGTAGCATTAATATTGTGCAGCCAGGTGATCGTGGGATCAAACTGAGAGAATTTTTGTCGAAGCTTGTTGCAGCAGAGGGTCTGAGATCCGATCAATGCAGCTAG